A segment of the Gemmatimonadaceae bacterium genome:
CCCGCGTCGCGGAGCTGGTTGAACTCGGCGGGCGTCACGTAGCGGTCGAGTGCGATATGCCCGTCGGAGGGGCGGAGATACTGCCCCAGCGTGAGGATGTCGACGTCTACGGCGCGCAGGTCCTGCATGACAGCCACGACCTCCTCGTTCGTCTCGCCCATGCCAAGGATGATCCCGGTCTTCGTGGGAATGTGGGGGGCGAGGCGTTTGCTGGTGCGAAAGATCTCCATCACGCGTTCGTAGCGGCCGCCGGGGCGGCAGCGCTTGTAGAGTCGCGGAACGGTCTCGGTGTTGTGGTTGTAGATGTCCGGCTCCGCCTCGAGTACGGTGCGAATGGACTCCTCGCGCCCCTGGAAGTCGGGTACGAGCACTTCGACGGAGGTGTCGGGGGAGACGGTCTTGATCTGACGGATCGTCTCGGCAAACGCCCAGGCGCCGAAGTCCGGCAGGTCGTCGCGGTCCACCGAGGTGAGGACGACATGCTGCAGGTGCATGTTGCTGGCGGCCTGTCCTACGCGCTCGGGCTCGGTGGTGTCGTACTTGGGAGGGCGGCCGTGAGCGACGGCGCAGTAGGCGCAGTTCCGCGTGCACACGTCGCCCAGGATCATGAAGGTCGCGGTGCCGTGATCCCAGCATTCGCCGACATTGGGGCAGTGGGCCTCCTCGCACACCGTGTGGAGGTCCAGGTCGCGCATCAGATGTTTCAAGTGCACGTAGTTCTTGCCCCCCGGGGCTCGAACCTTGAGCCAGGATGGCTTGCGGTCGGGGAGGGGATCGGCGCGGTGCCGCCCCATGATCTGATAAAGGGCTTCGCCCATTGGATCGGTCTGGTTGAGTGCCGGGCTGAATTTAGGGTCTGGGGCGGCTCAATGGTAGCGCTTAGTAACCATTAAATATAGCTTTAGAAGGTTACCGAGCCGGGCAGGGCACTCGAAACTCGACCGAGGCGCTTGCGTAGGGGCAGAGGGGGGGAACGCAGGTGGCATGGAGTGCGTTCGACGTGTTATGGTTTACCGGAGCCTGCGGGCGCCGCGCCAAGGGGAGGGTTCATGATCCGCACCATCTTTACCATCGGGTTGTTCGCGCTGGCGGGGCTGTTCGTGCTCCGGCTGGCGTTCGGGCTGTTTGGCACGCTGTTCGCGATGTTGCTGATGCTCTTGGGGCTGGCGGTCAAGATCGCGATCGTGGGCGTGGTCGTGTATCTGCTCCTTCGGATTTTCAGTCCCGCCACGGCGCGCAAGCTGCGCGAGCGTTGGTCGGGGACTTCGGTGAGCTAGACGACACGCGCGGCGCGCCCGGAAATCGCGCAGCGTGTGTGGGGGCGGCGGATGTGGCGAGTGTTGCCGCATCCGCCGTTCCTGTTTTGGGTAGGAGCGTAGGACGGAAAACTGCGGCACGCCGTCCTACCGTCCTACTCTCCTTCTCTCAGCGCTTCCAGCACCGCCCACACGAGCAGTGGCACCATGAGTTCATGATGCCCCGTGATCTCATAGCCGGCGCCGCTCTGGAGCGTTGGCCGCTGGACGACGTTGACGCGCGGCCGATAGTGGCGCTGCATGTCGAGATCGCAACTCACGAACCCTTGCGGCCTGCCGCCGTTCAGGTTGCGAGCGATGGTGAGCGCCTTCAGGAATACTTCCGGCATGATCACGGCGCTGCCCAGGTTGAGCACGACGCCGCCCTCGTCGAGGTGGAGCACCGAGGCGGCCAGTCGGCGGAAGTCGCGGTGGCTGGTGTCGCCGATGGCGGCGCCGTTGGCCGCCGGATGCTGGTGGATGATCTCGGCGCCGATGGCGGCGTGCACCGTGGCCGGTATGCCGAGCCGGTGCGCGCCGAGCAGCACCGAGAGTTCGGGATGGGCGAGCTTCTGCTCCGCATCGAGCGCCACGGCGAGCGCTTCGCCCATACCCATGCGGGCCTCCATGCCGGCCACGAATGCGTCGTTCATGCCGCGCCCGGTCTCTTCGGCCATCCCGAACGTGCCGTCCTTGAGACCGGCGGCAACATCTTCGGACGTGGCGCCGAATCGCGCGATCTCGTAGTCATGGATGGCGGCCGACCCGTTCATCGCGAGGTGCGTGACGACGCCGCGTCGCATGAGTTCGATGAGCAGCGGCGCCAGCCCGGTCTTCACCACGTGGCCGCCGAGCATGGCCACCACGCCCCGGTCGCGACGCTTGGCATCGGCGATGGCCTGCACGACGCGCTTGAAGTCGCGCGCCACGAGCACATCGGGGAGGGCGTCGAGGAACGCGCGGAACGACCGGTCGTTGCCCGGCGGGTGCGCGAACTCCGAAGCATCCACTTTGTTGGGGCGGCGCGCCACCGGCACGGTGTGCACGGCGTGCAGATCGGCCTCGTCGTACTTCACGGCGTGGCCGGGCCGCGCGCGCGCAGGGTACGGGCCATGCGGAACAGATTCAACGCGTCGTTCCACGGGCGCACGCGGCTCTCCCGCGGCCGCAGGTCGTAGCGCGCGTCGAGCGATACCGTCTCGATGCGCCGCGCGAACGGGGCGGCGCGCACGAGCAGTTGGACGTTGGCCGCCCAACCCTCAGCCTCGACGAT
Coding sequences within it:
- the lipA gene encoding lipoyl synthase; translation: MGEALYQIMGRHRADPLPDRKPSWLKVRAPGGKNYVHLKHLMRDLDLHTVCEEAHCPNVGECWDHGTATFMILGDVCTRNCAYCAVAHGRPPKYDTTEPERVGQAASNMHLQHVVLTSVDRDDLPDFGAWAFAETIRQIKTVSPDTSVEVLVPDFQGREESIRTVLEAEPDIYNHNTETVPRLYKRCRPGGRYERVMEIFRTSKRLAPHIPTKTGIILGMGETNEEVVAVMQDLRAVDVDILTLGQYLRPSDGHIALDRYVTPAEFNQLRDAG